One stretch of Desulfobacterales bacterium DNA includes these proteins:
- a CDS encoding recombinase family protein: MIIGYVRVSKINQEPEHQRNTILEFANRNRIIVDEFMRIEISSRKSKEQRKIDELLEKTTQNDTLIITELSRLGRSFSEVIAIVNELINKGVRLISIKETIDLKDHHSIQSKVMITMFSLFSELERDLISQRTKEALATKKMNGVKLGRPKGPGKSKLDTHKDKIQEFLDKDVSILSISKILGVSYPTLFNFIKQRRMLKASQRNN, from the coding sequence ATGATTATTGGCTATGTTAGAGTATCGAAAATAAATCAGGAACCTGAACATCAACGAAATACCATTCTTGAGTTTGCTAATCGGAACAGGATCATTGTTGATGAATTTATGCGAATAGAAATTTCCTCAAGGAAAAGTAAAGAACAGAGGAAAATAGACGAACTTCTGGAAAAGACAACCCAAAATGACACACTCATCATTACGGAATTAAGCCGGCTTGGAAGAAGTTTTTCTGAGGTCATTGCTATTGTTAATGAATTAATAAATAAAGGGGTTCGCCTTATTTCGATAAAAGAAACTATTGATTTAAAAGATCACCATTCGATTCAGTCCAAAGTAATGATCACTATGTTTAGCTTGTTTTCTGAATTGGAAAGAGACCTTATCAGTCAGAGAACCAAAGAAGCACTGGCAACTAAAAAAATGAACGGAGTAAAACTCGGAAGACCTAAAGGGCCTGGAAAATCAAAACTTGATACTCATAAAGATAAAATTCAGGAATTTCTGGATAAAGATGTATCAATTCTTTCGATTTCCAAAATTTTAGGGGTAAGTTATCCAACTCTTTTTAATTTTATCAAGCAAAGAAGGATGTTAAAGGCTTCACAAAGAAATAACTAA
- a CDS encoding DUF4160 domain-containing protein: protein MPEIARFYGIVIKLFFGDHPPPHFHAIYGEYVGLFNIDTLEMIEGDLPKRAKKLVIEWANINKNELKDMWNKQDFRKLTGLE, encoded by the coding sequence ATGCCTGAAATAGCAAGATTTTATGGAATTGTAATAAAATTATTTTTTGGTGATCACCCACCACCTCATTTTCATGCCATTTATGGTGAATATGTTGGACTGTTCAATATAGATACGCTTGAAATGATAGAGGGTGATCTGCCTAAAAGAGCTAAAAAATTGGTTATTGAGTGGGCAAATATAAACAAAAATGAGTTAAAAGATATGTGGAATAAACAGGATTTTCGTAAACTTACCGGTTTGGAATAA
- a CDS encoding DUF2442 domain-containing protein has protein sequence MKYPKIQSVKLVDNHTLSIEFDNKQNKKYDITPLLEKEMFSPLKNPALFKSVQVEKKGYAITWNNDIDISEYELWVNGKNN, from the coding sequence ATGAAATATCCCAAGATACAATCAGTAAAATTAGTTGATAACCATACTTTGAGTATTGAGTTTGATAATAAGCAAAATAAAAAATATGACATAACACCATTACTGGAAAAAGAAATGTTTTCTCCATTAAAGAATCCTGCTTTGTTCAAATCGGTACAAGTAGAAAAGAAAGGTTATGCAATAACTTGGAACAATGATATTGATATTAGTGAATATGAACTATGGGTTAATGGAAAAAATAACTAA
- a CDS encoding HigA family addiction module antidote protein yields MPSTFNRLLNGESNISPEMALRLSKSLGRSPESWLIMQDNYNLWHVKKNKFTRSKKNKFIGRIMGIN; encoded by the coding sequence ATACCATCGACGTTTAATCGTTTATTGAACGGAGAAAGCAATATTTCTCCTGAAATGGCTTTAAGATTGTCAAAGTCATTAGGCCGAAGCCCTGAAAGTTGGTTAATTATGCAGGATAATTATAATTTATGGCATGTAAAAAAAAATAAATTTACAAGAAGTAAAAAAAATAAATTTATCGGCCGCATAATGGGTATTAATTAA